gtttaatggtgcactgtgcttgagccgatgcgaggcattatgcagggcatttttgattgtaaaaatatcgtacaagttgaaaagatggatcggattctaatacattaaaacatacatttccaaagaatagtagaaaacaacggattgtagctaactgttaaacaatcagcaaagcagttggcaagatgtcacacctgaacttttgtagatttttgctttttgttggtactagtaagatgttatgtgatcaagacaatattttctttctgtttcagtgacgccttagactgttctctgctatatatacaagtgacacagtaatatacagaaacttacagctagcaaaagtctgtactcaataagattttacacagtacacatttatacttcttctgctgaaatctacgcattacattttgcatccaaccaaagaggtttgaaagagagtccttgatccaaccaaattagaccttgagacctattaacagatcattgatcactgtgcattttgcacataccagactcaatcgtgccactgagcactgcattttgcacacaccagaccaattgtgccactgagcactgtgcattttgcacacaccagacctatcgtgccattgagcactgtgcattttgcacacaccagacctatcgtgccattgagcactgtgcattttgcacacaccagaccaatcgtgccattgagcactgtgcattttgcacacaccagaccaatcgtgccattgagcactgtgcattttgcacacaccagactcaatcgtgccactgagcactgtgcattgtgcaaataaagtcaagcaaagaacacatatattgtgaacaatgtgtgaatctattttatcgggaaaataccaccaaggtgacatcattttcagtggagataatagaggcaaacaatgcactgcaaatgctttaatggcagttgttaaccacagtacttgcagacaagcaattacctggacaagtacagaccttgatggtgtactttttcaaggagatgcactatacacctacataaaaccatcactaagatctggtgtggagttcctctccgttgatgatattccagactatttgcaactttacaacaatactgtacgtgtatcaataaaagagtcttacactggagacatatttgccacagaagcagtctatccttattacaccttaaagaaagccctagaagcagcatttgctgaatccaacacttgtcttttcataacagcacatggaataactggttcaacagtagcattgttgcacgctgataacaagtattttgtttatgactcacatgccagaagtcccataacagcattgccagatagccatggcacttctactttaagcatgcacagttcaaacagcaatctagtttcattcttgcaacaacttaactggaacacaacatgcaattttgaggttgtcccagtacaagcagaaaatgttttcttatcagttgaacctactggtatacacattatcaatctgactagcaatgtttcttctatgattgagtcagaaaactgctttcaagttcaacaacaacacacatacaccttggttaaaccagagtttgtatctacgaaagagaacctacaacaaccaaacacagcatttccatttgcaccacattgtaaccaaagtactgggaaaaacattgtgccatgcaccacaagcaaacatccaagtgctatgccagagaacaggaatgaaggcctcttgaatcaattagtaatgtcaccaaatgcagcatcaaatttaaatgataaaaaagtgcaaggtcttgcaatccaaagcgcaatatgcaaggacaaacaagaaaaacaaacctatcaacagaagacagagagtcttgcagaacaaagaacatcatacaaagcaaagaaagcaaatgagacctgtgagcagaagaaagaacgacaatgcacatccgggacctcttcccgcctttggctgtggtctcgcaccggagtttcttttacgatttttatatccggcacacagcgcacacaagggatacaattccgcccacaaaagtacgccggaaaatccaattataccagtgaacaaaggtttccagccaacttcccatagattttagatataaacttctagtttaataatgatgcacattttactggaacacaacatgaaattttgaggtagtccttccaaatgcgccccggccagctttttttaaaagctttcttgtttccttttagACACATCTTATATATACAATGCTTTCATCTTGTAAACAGGGAATCTCACTCagctttttaaatttttttcttacGATTTTTTTCTGCTGAAACAACCTGAATTTTGTAAGAAATGTGGACATTCTAGTTAATGTAACTTACTCTACCAGAtaaatttgtatatacatgtatatgtattggGCAAGGtagtcaatacatgtacatccctaGTAATTAAGCTACACAAAAAGAATTATTACCCTGTTTCTACAAGGATGATCAGCCCCTGACTGTAAGATCTGGTGGGAGCCCTTACCTGGTGGCGCGACCATGCGCTGCCACTTCTGGAAGAGGGTAGTCTTGAGGCAGTCCCGTGGGTTCAGACCGTACGCCTTGTGTCGTGACATCAGCTCCTGCATCGGCTCCAGGATCACACAAAGCtgcaaacaaaccaacaaacttTCAGCTGATACAATACAGCATAGCTACTAATGGGTGTAACAGAGTTCCAATAGATTAAGCTCTTTCTGGTATTGGAAAAGGGAACACACTCTGTGCAAAAGATGAGGTCAACTATATTGTGTTAGTACTTTACATGGCTTAATCATTATGAACCAGACAGAACTGCATATAAATCTAGATCTTTAGGATTCCCCTCAACTGTATGTGTACACTTATAATTATGACAGACTATGATTCAGAGTTGCAACCTATAGTATTGAAAATTATGTATGCAGTCCCAGTTACTTAGCATATGTTGATACTAATATCAACGGGTCCACACATCAATACTACAATTGTAGTTAAATCACAAGTACTGGAGGCATACCCTGAGATAGTTGAGTGTGAAGCTGGTGAGACCCTGTCGGGTGATGTTCTTGGACAGCTGTTCCAACATGGCAGGGTCCTAAAGAGGGAAAGGATTACATTTGGTATCTCAGGAAAAACTCTTACAATACATGCACACTATTGGTCACTAGACTAAATggatacagaaaaaaatcttaatcaTTAGTATTTCTGACAGGGCTGAATCTGTCAGAAATACAGCTGACGCAAACTGAACTCAGTGGATGGCAACCAACTTTTAAGGTTTAAAGCTCTTACGTTGGCATTCAAAATGATAACAGTAATGATTTTTGGGGTACCTTAATCCTACAGATACACGACATGTATGTGTAAGGAAAACTGTAATGTAAAACAAAAGGCAGGTACTGACGTGCATGGCTATTACACTGCGTGGGATCATCTCTGTGTGCTGTCTGATCGCGAAGTGCCAGTTCTTAATTCTCATCAGGTCATCATAGGTGAACTCCAGCATCAGTCTTCCATCTGTACACACCTGTGCAGGTAAGGTAACAGGTGAGCCAATGCCATTAACACTGATTATGTACACAATAAATCAATATGCTTATGCTTTTCAAAGGACAGGTGTTTAATGTTGTGTCAATCACTTAAAGTAATATCAATCCTCCTCAATTTGCTCAAAATAATTGTTCCTCCTTCTGTGTAGACTGGGCAGCTGAGTGACCATGTTCATATGTTTCCTACTCCTAGGCCTATACAATGTCACATGTGcactcatttttcacttaaaCCAAATGTACCTTTAAGTTATTAGATATGAAATGATGATACTTGAGCTGGCTTATTTCACCAACAGCTGTTAGTATTAGGGACTTCTGACAATAAGTGGGTTGACTTGAGTACCTTTGTAAAGGTGGGTTTCCCATGGTGAGTGGTCATGGTGGTGTTCTCACAGTCCAAAGTGATGAAGGTGTTGTGGAACGATTCTTTTGGGTGCTTCAAGGTGAAGTACAGGTCCGTCACGCCCCCCTCGAATATCGTTCTGAAGTACCGCGGGATCAGCGTCCTACCGATTGCTGCAGGACACAACCAAATTTAAATCATTCAGATATTGTAAAACAGCAGCTGGAGTAAAGGGATGCAGATAATGAGTTGTTCTATTTTCCCTTTCATTACAGAATACCACTGTGCCCTTGAGGTCTGATAAAAACAACTTTGTCAAAGTGATGATTATTATTCCATCAGGAGTCTTCTGAAATAGCGTAGTGCAAAATGAGAATCTCAATCTGACCATGAAACAGATCTAGATTTCCTAGCTTTCTTCATCTCATGGCACTTATTTTTCTGGATATAAATAAGACGTAGTAATCAAGACTGTACCTAAAGCTAGTAATGAAAACCCTTGCTTTCTTTCTGCTgcctcaacaacaaaaattctaTAAAACAGCTCTAGCCCAAAGGGAAGATACAAAATCCCAGGACCTTTTTAATTTCACATTTTACAAGGGCTATGAAAACATAGAAGATAAAGGCCACAGGTTAAGAATGTTGGTGGGCATAGGCTCTGCTCAGCAGGTCCCATAAAACAGAGAACACACTTGAAGCAGCCTCATTAGTATTCAAGTCCCATCTGCTGGTGGCAATGGTCAATATCTACCAGGGAGCTTCATGCAACATGCATACAGCACAGATTGATTCATTCCCCTGGGGCTGCCTCTGCCTGCCATTTAAAAACACCCAGCAAAAACACTACGTTCTGTCTCTCACAGTTTGGAATAATAATGTCGGTAGGGAATATCCAACTTTCTTCTACACTGGTACCAAAGCATTTTTATAAGTTTTCAACAAGGTTCACAaccatcatttaaaaaaaaatcaatatcagATTCAATGATAGAAAAGTTTCATATGGTAGAAACATTCACAGAAAGAGAAAATGAGCATCAAAACATGGCATAAAAAAGTATAATAATCACCTGGAGCAACTGTAAATAAAggcaactagaaaggcaacaattttgcgaaaatgcagaaatgttttccccatagccttttgtcaagctacttgcacacaataccATTAGGCTAAACCTGCATCTATTTTGGACCAGGTATTCAACATAATTATACTAAACTATTAATGGCATTAGGTTCACCCTGCAGTAGTGTAGTACTGTGTGCCAGGAAAAAATGCTCATATGCACAATAACAGTCAATATCCAACCTATCCTCTGATTGACAGTCATATCTACAATAACAGCTAATATCCAAACTAACCCCTGATTGGTTGATGAcagaaaaagaatgaaaaagaagaaagaaaaagaacatatCAGCAAAAATAGCATGTATTCCGCTACTGGGGAAAATATAACAACAAACCTCCGTAATATGAATAGATActaaaaaacaaagaaaagtaaaaactGGTACAagaaaatttgtaacaaaaaatataaacatgGCACTTCCATTACCTTAAGTACAGAACTGTATgatttgcaatacatgtaccgtGTAGGATTCCAGAATAGAGAGAATATAGTGACAACTATAGTATCCCAAAAATGAGACTGATAGCTTTGAAAAATGCAAGTGCATTTCTAGTTGGATTTCAATTGTCCATGCAGAAtggataacatacatgtaccttactacaatatataatgtacaatgaATGCTGGTTTTCAAGTTGAAAGGTACACTATTATTATACTAACATGTAATCTCTATTCCACAGcacaaaatacaaacatgtaaacaaactgcCTATAATGTACTATTATAGATAAAACTAAATTTGCAGCCGCCAAAACTAGAAACCCCACCATTATTCAATTTCCCTATAATATTATAGGTTATAGGTGCAGACTGTTATGAACTATCATCAGTCAATTCCCTATATATTGGTGTTATACTGCATGTTTTTGCTCGTGCAGCTCCATTATTTTCCAACAAAAGACCATTATCCTGATCCCCCTTCTATCATCTTGTGTTATGGCTATTACTACATGTGCAAGGGGAATGATGTCCATCCATCTTTGCCACCACTTTGGTGTCAGCCTAAcagggatacaaatcacagcaatCTGAGAAAGCATTCGCTGAAATTACGTTCCTCTtctaattgcatgtacatgtacattgcacacATGTTGCTTGTCCCTCCCAAATCTCTAAAATTAGGCTCTATTCATTTAAAGCAATTACATATATTGTATGTCCTGGCAATAGTAGGCAATTGTATTAAtcaaattcagaaaaaaaacataataatgaaaTTATAAACCAATTTCTTTTTATGTGAACCTTCTGCTAATTTGTTCAATGCCTGTTCCTGCCAAGAGATGTGCATCAGTACCAGGTATAGTACTGTGAAAATAGTTTCTGCACCTGTACTTAAACCTCTGTAACCGAtccctgtacctgtacatgttaaggtacaaacatgtattacatttctGCCTTCTTGCAAAACTTTCGACCCAGGCCAAGCCTGTGGCACCAATTTTGGACCCGGGCCGAACCAACCTTCCTACCCTGCAAGTCTCTAATTACACCATATTCCCGCCTCATATCCTGCTACTCTGCAATATTCAACAACTAACTGCAAACACACTCCAGGACAAATAAACATACAGACCAAAAACTGCTACCTCCATGTTCACAGACTCTGAGGtaatcagggttctagccaggattttattttagcgtagtgggaatggcatggtagcaaagcgactaatcaggagattggtgtggaaggggggggggggggtcttggtccttccacagtgagatttgaagatgtagagttaaaagttaggattttggggtcagttttgagtggcatatcatcatttttcattgttcagacatttatttgtcattgttgaacaagcaaatgacagcaaagcaccactacactagttaaaaattagcgtagtggcccttattttagcgtaggggtcacaaattttagcgtagtggcccactacgctaaaatgcactagctagaaccctggtaaTAATGTTCATGCACATGTATTAAACAATACCAGTTCAATGAGCAAGGGGAATATCATCTACCAAACTAAATAGGTATGTTAAAAAACAATCTCTTCCATACTTCTAATACTAACACATATGGCAACCATTTGATAAAGGATATGACCAACGACATGTATGACAAACATGAATCGAAAATCAAAACCATGCTGATATGACAGTACCAATGGCCTGGCAATATATAATCAAGTATAGATTAATACAATCTTTACTTACAAGGATTACTTAAAGACAAAGTGTATTTCTCTGCTTACACAAAATGATAAATCTAATCTCTCTTTAGTGTCCCCACTGGAGTTGCCGGCATGACGCGTACAGAATTTAAAGTGAGGAAAAATAATTCTGGAGCCGCACTTCAAGGTCAGAAAGATTTTGTAAAGTGATGGGCCATGGAGTATGGAGATAATGTGCTGTGGGTGGAAAGAAAGCTATCGGGCCTGTACCATGTAGACATCTCATCTTGTAATTCTGTTAAAAAGACTTCTATGCCTgaaaataactagaaaaaacaatgctttaaaaaaaagggCATATTTCAAAGCCCTCAGTGAATTTGATTTTTCACGCTTTGTCTCTTTTGTAGTCTTTAAggttatacattgtacttgtactttTGCAGCACAATATTCCTATGATAAAGTCAACGGAATACAAATAGGAAACAAAtccaaagaaagacaaaggcaCACCGCCAACGTGCAGAGttccagtgagataccaacttaACACGGCATTCAGTCATCAACTACACCACATTTCTACattgtcttacctgtaatttaAGTTTTTAATATGTCTACAAATTACAGTTTGCATGTGAGTGTTACTTGCCATGTTTTAgtatccacatacatgtacctgtctaTAAGCAGGCAAATCTTTCTATATAGTttgttttattattatcataatactaTGTGGTTTCCTGCTTTTTTCAGAGGGATTTGGCTAACATGTAGTAACCTGTGATTTGCTTCAAAGAACCTCCTTGACACTTCTGTAACCTCTGATGTTCACTTTGGACCTTGTCAGCTGTCACTGTGGAAAACCGTTACTCATGTCTTTTAAAAACTTTGAATGCCAAAATCGGtcaatttttcatgtaataTAAGTAATACCCAACTTACTGTACTGCTTTATGCCTCCCTCGTCCTCAAAGTGCCACCCCTGAAGAAACGGGGGGCTACTGGGGGCGACTAGGCATGGACAAACAGGCACAGGTTAACATATAGAATGTCTCGCATGCAACCACAGGGTTCATACAGCCTCGGGGTGTCGACAAAACCCATCCACGGCATTCTGGGATGGGGAAACCTCAGGTTAGATTGGTCTCAGGCTAACAAGCCAATTGAGAACACCAAATCTGAATTGTGTCCACCAAATCTGAATTGTGTCCACCAAATCTGAATTGTGTCTACCAAATCTGAATTGTTTCCACCAAATCTGAATTGTGTCCACCAAATCTGAATTGTGTCTACCAAATCTGAATTGTTTCCACCAAATCTGTATTGTGTCTACCAAATCTGAATTGTTTCCACCAAATCCGAATTGTGTCTAATCCTGTCTTTACATCCACCCTTAGGAACATGAGACTGTGGTAAACATGACTTCCAAACATATGTCCCAAACATCACCCCTTACAAGACATCCAAGACATGCTATATTGTGCCTGTGCATGTTTGCCGTAACAGTGATTTTGTAAGCCTCTTTGTAACCTCAGCTTTTGCAACACCACATaagacatgattttggaatag
The sequence above is drawn from the Branchiostoma floridae strain S238N-H82 chromosome 4, Bfl_VNyyK, whole genome shotgun sequence genome and encodes:
- the LOC118414017 gene encoding LIM domain-binding protein 2-like isoform X5: MRSEPPQHPGMDRDPGYGQRHTPFYSQPDIRIYELNKRLQQRTEENLREDSDNLWWDAFATEFFEDDATLTLSFCLEDGPKRYIAPSSPPFLQGWHFEDEGGIKQYTIGRTLIPRYFRTIFEGGVTDLYFTLKHPKESFHNTFITLDCENTTMTTHHGKPTFTKVCTDGRLMLEFTYDDLMRIKNWHFAIRQHTEMIPRSVIAMHDPAMLEQLSKNITRQGLTSFTLNYLRLCVILEPMQELMSRHKAYGLNPRDCLKTTLFQKWQRMVAPPANTERPPSKRRKRKASQSGQGSGNSSNNQSGGGGSKKKFPTAGRKRSAESDLVLPLDEFGESHDL